Part of the Vigna angularis cultivar LongXiaoDou No.4 chromosome 1, ASM1680809v1, whole genome shotgun sequence genome, TGAACAGGTGGAATCAATTTGCTAAGGATGTCATGAACGAAACATGTTGGAGGCTGATTGGTAACAATTGGTATTGATAGACGTACTAGGTCATCAGTTGGACAAACAATATCACTTGCAAACACCTACACATGCCAAGACTGTCATTGAAAGTGCTAAAAAAAGGTCTGAAATTCAAAAACACCATAATACAAAACAGTTGTAAACTTTACCTTGACAATATTGTTAAGAGTTATGTTAAGATACTATGTTCCACATATTGGTGAAAAAATTGCAACTTGTTCAGACATTATTGCTTTACTCCATATATTGATGTGGGAATATAAGGTAAATAACTAagtatttatcataaataatatacTTACATCTTTTAAGATTATCACACTTCCAAGTTTTAAGTGTGGACCTATTTTAGGATGATCAATGGTCTTGTGGTGAACGTTTGCTTTTACAGTCCCTGTTAAATCTTGTAAAGAGATACATTTTCCacaaaaaaagttaaagatGGTAGTCAAAGTAACTTAACATTTCACTAAACCCATTAACAATATACATCAACCAACTcgaattgttattttcatgtcaCTCAGTCCATTATGTTCACAagctttaaaaaaaaaggacacCTTATAAGTTCCTTTCAACGAATCAAGGGTTGACATATGTTCAACCTCATGTTTAACCAACAATCTTgcaaatcaaattattatttccATAATGTTCCTTAAATCACAAATTTTGGATGTCTATGAAGATGAATTCCCAATTAGTGTACTTACCATGGATGTCAATGAATTTTTCAGCTCATACCCAAGCATTGGATGTGAAGTCACAATCAAAACTCGTTTTTGCTATGTCACTCAAAAATTCTTGTGTGGGGATGTTTTCATTTAGCTGTTGGTTTACCATAGTTGCCTCAATGACACCAGTAGGGCCCAGAATAACATTGTTATTCGAATTGCAACGGCGAATAAAACTATCAAGATCACTTTCATCAATATCAAGTTGTTCCCAAGCTTCCATTGCTCTTTGTTGttcttgaaaaaaataaaaaatgaagaggaagtgaacTTAAACAAACTAAATCAATGTCTTAGCTAAGTAAAGTATTGGTTGTGTGTGAAGGAAATGTAACCTAAACTTTGGGCATACCTTAAAACTACGAATACAAGTGCCAAGCTCTCTATTGTtcttgagaaaaagaaaaaatgaagaggaagtgagcATAAACAAACTAAATCGATGTCTTAGCTAAACAAAAAATTGGTTGTGTGTGAAGGAAATGTAACCTAAACATTGGACGTACCTTAAAACCGCGAATACAAGTGCCAAGCTCTCTATTGTTcatgacaaaaagaaaaaatgaagaggaagtgaacaTAAACAAACTAAATCGATGTCTTAGCTAAGCAAAAAATTAGTTGTGTGTGAAGGAAATGTAACATAAACATTGGGCATACCTTAAAACCACGGATACAAGTGCCTCCCTTCCAAAGAAATGTTTACTCTGCCCACAACATGAGAACTTTTAATAAGGGAAATATGCAATTATGAAGATGTCCCTATTAAGCATTAATTGTGATTGTTTATGATAGAAGTCATGGAATGACTACTCCATTTAATGTCGCTGCCAAAATTTAATGACCAAGACACTTTTTCATCTTTGGATTGGAATGAAAGGTAGGGTTTACATTGTTTCAAACACAATCAACTTATTACCAAAACATAAACCCTAAAATTGGTAGAAGACAAACTCAGTGAATGGAGTGTTCAAAGTCATTTATTGAAGTGCATCACTGTCAACAACAGCTGcagttttattaaatatatgagttattacaattttattgtgCAAAAAATAGATTGTTGTGTTGCCCAGAAGGTTGTTAACGTTATTTATTGTTGGAATTTATATTTGTCATCTTCCTTGTATTTGTCATCTTTTCAGtgtattattcaatttttaccCATTTTTAATTCAATGAGATGCATAATGGTTTGTAGTGTAAGTGTGAGAGAATTCATTCCGTAGTGTGCGTTTCAACACATTTAATGGTGCAGTACATGGTTATTTGTTCATTCGTATGTGGTTATTTGCTCATTCGTATGTGGTTATTTCTTAATGTGGTTATATACATctacaaaatttattaagttgAATATGAATGATGATATTAATTAGTCCAATAAGTAGTAATAATTCTTGTATTGAACTAATGTAGGAAAAGCAAATAGATGGAACATATAAATACAACTTTTGATGATATTGAATTTGATGAACAACATGACAAAGCAGAAGAAGAATTAATTGAAAACCATGTTCAACCTAACTCAATCCCTCCAACAATTTGAAtggttttttaaattgttaatgaaGTCAAGTCATTTTATAGACAATATGCAATATCAAAGGGTTTTGAAATCCGAACAAGGACTTCAAGGAAGAACAACAAGAACGAATTATGTTACTTCTTGATGGTGTGATCTAGGGTTAGAAAATATGTGTTCCCCATTCAGAACCAAATGATTGCACGTCCAACACAGCTTAATGATTGTGCAGCTCGAATGATTGTATCAAAAAGAGATGAGAAGTGGTACATTTTAGCATTTGATGATGTACATACTCATGATCTTAGTCCAACAAAGTCGAGATTGTACCGAGGCAATAAAAGGGTGAATCTCAATGTCAAAAGAACACTAGACTTGAATGTCGAAGCAGGAGTTAGGATTAACAAGAGTTTTCGGTCCTTGGTTTGTGCTACAGGAGGTTACAAGAACATGGAGTTTGTCGAACAAGATGTTAGAAATTATGTGACCAAACAAAGAAGAGCATTATCAAAAGATGGTGATGTTAAGGCACTCTTAAACCATTTCTCTTCCATGAGAGAATtaaattaggatttttttttacgaCATTGATGTTGATGACGACAACCACATATTGAATGTTGATAGTTGATAGTTTTGTTCATGGATGGGAAAGGATGATAACAACATTTTCACTGCACACGAATGAATGACTTTCTTCACTTTACGAAGAACGATGCAGGTGGATTCCTTGTTACTTGAGAAACACTTTTTGGACTAGCATGTCAACAACTCAAAGAAGCGATAGCATGAATGCATTCTTTGATCAATATATTAACTCACAAACTAATATTCAAGAATTTGTTAAACAATATGACAATGCACTACAACACAAGACAGAAAAGAAGACTCAAGTTGACTTCACGTCGTTAAACACAACTCTTGCGTGCGGGTCACAATCACTCATAGAGCGATAATTCCAAAAGCATTACACACATGCTAAGTTTGCATAAATATAGTCAGAATTTAGaggtaaaattaattgtttcgtTGATGGTGTTGTTGTAGAAGAAAATTCATCATTGTACAAGGTCATGGAGGAATCCATTCATAATGAATAAGGCAAGAGAGGGTATTCATGGATACATCTCAGCGAGACATAATGAATGTCAATTGCAGTTGTTTTGCTTTTTGAGTTTAGGGGCATTATATGTAGACATTGTGTATGTCTTGGCACAAGAGCGAGTAACAAAGCTTCTTGCTAAGTACATACTCACAAGATGGTGTAAAAATGTCCGCAAAAAGCACACGTATATTATAACAACATAAAACAACTTATGCCAAACTTTTGGAGATATTGATGAGATTGCTTGTGAGTCAATACACCTGACACAATTATTAGTTGACAACCTTGGATCATTTGTAAACAAGCATGGCCTACAAATTTCACCTTCACTATACGTCAACAACAACACCGACATAGAACAAGAACACTTGCATCATAGTAACATAGGTCATGATGTAGACACAACTACAAACAATGTTGAAATCGAAAGCCCTAAATCTATGAAGCCTTGTAGACACATGATGTAGACACACTGTATAACCCCTGCAAAGTAATATCAAACACTACTTGCGATAAGGTTTAAAAAACTAATCAACCACCCCATTCCCCCACCCCCTACCCTCCCCCCACCcccttttctattattttcttgtgttttagttGGTATAAGAGCTAACTTTAGGAGAGAAGTTCGATTATTGAAAACAAAGAATGATTGCATTATTTGAATCTTTTCATAATAACATGTGGGATGTagttgaaaatgaaaactacACACCTTTAAACGAGAAGGGTGAGTTACTAGATAGAGGAAAATGGTCAAATGACCAAAAATAGAGGTATCTTCTTAACTTTAAAGCACGTAATTCTATATGTATGTTTTATTTGAAGAGGAGTACTGGAAAGTCCACGCCTTCAAAGGCACCAAAGAAATATGAGACACCTTAGTAATCACATATGAAGGACCGAGTGAAGTATGGAGGAACAAGTTAGGTCTGTTAACCAGATAATACGAGTTGTTCTCAATGCTGGAAAATGAGAATATACAAGTCGTGttcaacatattttaaactATCTTAAACGAGCTAAGATCCCTAGGTAAGATATATGATAACTTTGATAGCATTGACAAAATTCTTTGTAGCCTTACTTCTCTAAAAACTTCAAAGAACCTTGATGGGTTGAGCTTAGAAGAGCTAGTTGGGATCTTGAAGGTCCACAAGCTTGAGCTTTAGTAGGATGGGATGCTGAGAAAAGACAAGAGCATTGCTCTCAAGGCTAGATAGTGTTGAATACTCATCAGATGACTTTGATGAGGAGGTAGATTTCAATGAGTTACACTTTGTAATCCAAGCTTATAATGAACTCTTGTCTAATTCTTCAAAACTTTCAAAGGCTTTCCAaaatattagaaagaaaaataaaaagttttcaaaagaaaatgaatcCTTGAAGAATGATTTGATGTCGTTGAAAGATGAAACCAAACTACTAAAAGGAAAATTAGATCTTTACAAGAAATGGTCAAAACTATGTTCAATGATTTTAACACCCCCAAATACTTATGGCCTGAAGAAGTCAAAATAGTCTATTATATTCAAAACAAGATTTATTTAAGGTAAATCCTAGTCAAAACTGAATTATGGAAGTATAGAAAGCCAAACATTTTATACTTTCATCCTTTTGGATGTTAATGCTTTATTTTGAACATTAAAGATAGTTTAGGAAAGTTTGATTCAAAAAGTGATAAGGATATCATCAATGATTACTCTGAAAGCATTTAGAGTGTACAATTCTAGAACTTCCAAGATAGAATAAGTCATtcatgtaaaatttaataaaaatgacttTGACAATAAAATGTCAAGatgaaatttttgtaaatatgtagaTAAAAAAGTGTCAAAACCTCCTAACAAGTCGTCTtaccaaagaaataaaaacataaatcgTTACCTACCCATAATGAAGAACCCACACAACAAAATGTAAAGAATCACCCTAGCATTCAATAAATCCACGTATGGTTGGTAATTTCGCTTCAAAACCCTTACACCATTGCTATGGCACATCTTTACAACTTGAATGATGTTACAATtgtagaaaattaatatatttgttatggTTCCTCTTTGAAATTTTACCAACCAAAAAgaatgaacaaaaaataaattattctctATCACAAAATTGCAAGAACTTGACACACCACAGTAATAGCACTAATTTGTTGTGAACCAATGTTTGGTGTTGATTGACTAATTGTAGTGATGTTACCATTTTGACAATTTGAGGTGATGGTGTACTTTTTCAGTTTTCAGTTTACTTCCTTCATCACCAAAATCATTCTTGTGGTGTACAACTTCACGTTTGAAAACTGAAAACCTCCATCGTCACCAAAATCATTCTTGTGGGAGTAACTTcacatttgaaaaatataaaatttaaaatcttttttttaagaacGCGACTTTTGTATGTTTTTAACAATAGATAAAATTAATGTACATTGAGCATGACTTTTTCTATTGAAATCATTCACACCATGTACTATTTACCAAATTTaggtaatatttttaaatttatccatTTACCTAATTTTGAGATAAATCTATCCCCAATTTGGTGGTAAAAAGACTTGCAACTTTAAGCACGATCTCTCAGAAAATATGATTCTGCTGCCTGTATCATCATTAACTCATGAATAAGACAAGAAAACGGCAGCCTGATTGCTATCTGAACCTCAAGATTCAGATCCAAAGGAATTTAAATTATCCACTTCTTGGAATTCAAATTatcaaagaaaactaaattgTAGAATGAGAGATTTTCTCAGATTCTCAACACGTAACTCAATGAATCACCAAATGCATCGAATTGAATTCTTCAATGATTTGCACCGAAATCAATTTCAATCAAAACACTAGCTCAGCCTGCAATCACATAATTCAAAACTGCAATTGCAATGCCAACCTCTTTAATCTGAATAGGCACTTGATGAATCTGCAGACCAAATAGTTGCTTGACTCTATTTCATAAAATGATTCTACGAATTCTACTTAATAATTGGCGTTGCTTGCCACTTTTCAATTCAAAACTGCAATCACGCTCGATTCAATCAATCAGCAAATTAATTTTGCTTCAATTAGTTGATTTCAGTTAAATCAAATTGCATCACCTTTTGGATGAATCTTGCTGTCTGCAATTCACTCGAGACAGCTCTTGCTTTGCAGATTCACGTTCTAACACGCTGAATTGATTGCACCGAAAATCTCATTGCCACCGTTTGCAACCATTCAGTCACGAAAAGCCAATTGtcgtatttaattaaatttgaatccACCCATGAAATAACGCACCCAACAATTCAATTTATGTTATAAGAAACTTTCGGAGACTGGATAGAAATACCATATCTATTATAAAAATGCAAAATTACGGAAACATGCAATATAAACTTCGATGATCAAATGATCAAAAACCTGATTACACATTAGAGGgtacttttttgttttctagaCAATTTTTGgcaaacaattaattaaaagattaagAAAATGACACAAGATGGAAAGACGACAAACACCAGTCGAGAAAAAATTATcactttaaattaataattaaaaaaaacattaaaaatctAAATAGAATTTTTCTAAGAGTATAAACCTACAGTCATTCGCTTTCGCTAGCTACACGGTTCAACAAACtatttaattaactaataaaaataatatttataaaaaaatttaacaaaaaaaacatataatttcaagttttttttccttttatcatCAATTgcattttgaaaaaagaaaaagagaaaaaaaactttACCTATCAATTTAAGAATAGCTTTAACTCTTCCAAATCTTGCCTCCTTCAACCTTTATTTGCCACTTCCAATTTTCCACAAAAGAACTACTTAAATGGAAACTCCATGTCATACAAAACATTTCTCTCTCGTTCGCCGTCGCAGACAAATAACACAAATAACTAGGTTCACATATCTTCCGAAAGAACCATATCATGACGGCCTCCTCCACCATATAAAAAACAGAAGTTTTGGTATTTGTATAACTTAACAAAACCCCAAAGGTGGCTAATGTAACTTACAATATAAATTGTACTTTGTATATGTCAATCATCAATACAATAAGGTATTTCTAATGTTGCCGACAGAACTACAACAATCTTAAGAGAAGCTTCCCTTACCAGAAAACACGAGAGCACAGAAAAATGAGTCATAAGGCTCGGTACACACAACAAAACAAAGTTCTTCTAGACAATAATGGTCTCAGCTCAAAAGGACAGATATGTATTAACACTTCACCATGATATCAGATTTTCTGGGCGTTAatcattctctctctctttaaCTTCCAACGACCTGGCTTAAATATCATTGTTAAATCACACCCATTCTTCACCACCATTAATCAAATATCGGCAGTTTAATATTTGAACACTAAGAAATACAAACATAAGGAAACATGAGCACTTATTCAAGATACATACATCACACAGTCAACACAAACCATCTTCAGTCCATATAAGCTTGAACTTACCTCAACTCTGCAAGAGCAgcaaaaaatttcaaagaagccctcttcttcttttgtaaTCACTGACTGACAGCGTCAGGGAATGCCTCCTGCCATCATTTTCCAATACTCTAAATCCAACTGTTGATTCTATCCTTTGTTTTCTTGCCATAAATCCTGCCTGAGCTCCTTGGGCCCCACCATATTTTTGAAGTAATGCCAACGAAATTGGCAGCTCAAAATTGTGCAGCATATTTGACTCTGTCCCTTGATCCACAGGAGCACTTGTATCTACTAACTTCCCAGCATCAGCAGCAGCTTCCAAGGCGGCAGCAGTAGCCACCATGCCAGCCTCCGCTGTAACTGGCACTCCTGCTGAATTGCTGCCAGGTCCAACCACTACACCATTGACACTATTATTTCCAGCTGCAGCCTTTTCACCAGGTTTTGCAGCATAATAATTCCTTGATCTAGTCCATCTCCTTGAAAATGGATCATAACCTGCCTCCCCAGCTTTCAAACCAGTATTCACAGGCTTCAATTCAGAGGCATTCTTGAAGTTCTCAAACCTATTTTTCCTATTCATCTCAGCTAGCTTCAATGCCTTGGCATCCTTCTGCTTTGCTTGTCTAGATGCCTCTAATTCTTGCAGTCTTGCTCTGATCCTCTCCACTTCTGCCTCATCATGCTTACTTTGTGCTATTTCCAATTCCCTCCTCAGCCTATCCTTCTCAGCAGCAACATTTAGTGGCCTTGTTGAGGCAGACTTTTTTTCTTGTAACATCTGCTTCACAGTAGCCGCTGAGTAGACAAATGTGATGGCCTTTTGAATAGcttgttttttttctaacacATCTTGCTTAGTGGGCATCCGGCCACCACTACGATCTACTTCCTTAACCCACTGTTTGAACTCCTCTTCAAGTGGTACAGAGTCACTAACCATAGCCATTTGCCACCTAGCTGCAGAACTTTCATTTCCCCAAACAACATTCAAATACTTGTATGTagttttattttccaatttataCTGTCTATCAGGTTCTGATGCATCAACATTTTTCACCATGCAGAGTCGGTAGATAGGTGAAGTTTTTGATCTACCAATTCCTACTCTTACGAAGCAACCAACTATTAAATCCTCAAAGAAAGGCTCCATAAACCATTTGGCAAGTTTTGATCTGCGAATAGTTATTTCCTTTATATCCTGAAATGAAGGACCCTCAGAACCAGCTAATGCCCTATCATCATCACTGTCACCAATTCCTCCATCCCCAGTTGACCCTTCATCATCGCTGTGGGACCTACTTTCACTCTCACTATGACTTGAACTACTGAGACTAGTTGATGTGAATGGTTTGCGCTTTGGAGGAGAAAAATGCCGGGGCCCTGCATTTCTTGATGCCTCTCTCAGTTTGCGATGAGCTTCTGGATCTTGTTGCTTCAATCGCTTAGCACGCAGTTCATTTAGTGCATCATTCTTCGCTGACCTGTCAGCAGATCTGGCTGATGCACGCATACGTGATGACGACATAGGTGGAGACTGCTTTCTGGGCACCGATACCTTTCCTTTCTCACGCTTAGATGCTATTTTCCCCAATAAGTTTTTATCATCCTTTTTTGTAGCTCTATCTGACAAAATCATCTCTCTTTGAAGTTCAGTCATCTCAGAAAGCTTCCGCCTGTCATCCTCATCCTTGTAGAGATCATCACCAATATTTGATTCATCACTGCTGTCGCCATCATGATCACTACGACCATCATCGTCATCTGCATCTTCCTGACTGCCTAAATCATCATCTCTTTCTGATGGATCTAACCTTTTCTTTAGAGGAACTTGTGATCCAGATGGCTTTCTGCTTGCATAATTGAGTTCATCATCTGAATCATCATCCCTAGAATCACTCCCACCATCTGAATAAGCGCCATCATGTCGTCTCCTTGAAGGCGGAAGAGAATGGCGATTTCTCCCAGATGTGCCAGTTCTCCCTGCAGCCTCCAAAAGCAAATTCTCCAAATCGGCCATAATTGACCCAGCTTCAACTTAAATATTACCCTGCATGCATAAAAAAGAATCCACAAAGGCAGTTGCAGATGAGAATACCATacattaaatgaaaacaattaatttgGTGCATAAATGTATCTAAGCCATATAAGGAGGTGGTTATGATCTCTTTTACATTATCACAAAAACTTCTTTACACAGGTTTGAATCGTGCATTATTACTACATTTCTGCAGTTTGACCTCTTCTCATTATTACTACAAGACTTCTTCTAAAGAGAAACCAGTGCTTGGTACATGTGCAGTAACTTTAGTATTTGCTACATAGGGTTATTTAGGGGATTATGTAAGACACACCAATACTTTTCGGATATTGTACACAGGGTAGTAGATTTTGGATAAAGATTGACTGTATTAGACAATACAATACAATTCTCTACCCCCACCCATGATATGAATTGCTGcaacactattttttttctcccgAATCAATCTTGTACTGTTTGAATCTCTTTCAGAATTGCATGAATAATAATTCTGGTTTGATTCAATGCACGTGGGTGAAATTGTGCCGCCGACCACAATATGAATTGCTGCAACACTCATTTTTTCTCCCGAATCAATCTTGTACTGTTTGAATCTCTTTCAGAATTGCATGAATCACAATTCTGGTTTGATTCAATGCACGTGGGTGgaattatttttgttcacacTTCAAAACGGCTAGGGTCATGCAACCCAATTTGAAAAACcctaattatttttgttctaaTTTGATAAGGAAGAGAGACAAGATGGTTGTTCTTTTCTTTCCAGTCATGTTCAAtcattatttttcctttttctatctTCTAGCCTCTCCGCGTAATCTCTTTTCTCCACCTACGGCCCTCATCCACTTATTTGTCTTTTCCTAGTCTCTTTCAGAATCGCGTGAATCGTGATTCTGATTCGATTCAATGCACATGGGTGGAATTGTCATGGGTCACTCTCCAAAACGGCTAGGGTCACGCAACctagtttgaaaaaaaaaacctaatctGCTTTATTTTTTGTTCGTATTTAATCGGGGAAGAGAGACAAGATGgttgttcttttctttctagCCATGTCCAAtcattatttttcctttttcgaACATATAGCCTCTCAGCCATAATCTCTTATCTCCACCTACGGCATTCACCCACTTATCCGTCTTTTTCTCATGtctactatataaacaataaatgTCGGTTATGTTCCCTTCTACTCCTGCAGGGTTACTCCCTTCCCTTGTTTTACACGTACTACtgctaaattatttttctaccAAACTCTTGCTTTAAATGTGTATCTTTGCATGTCAATGCCTTATCTGTAAGTGTATgttccatttttttaatgtttatgttACAATTTCAagattcaaaatataatatcacCGTTACATCTATTGTATCTGAATTCAACTACCATGAAACACACACATAGAAGTGGACTCGGGTCAATTCTGATTGGctcaataacatttttttattccaactaattaattttaaccAGTTCAGACTCTTTCTACTTTGGATCTTCTACCCAAACAGAACCAATCCAACTAAGATTTATTATTGAATGATAAATAATGGAAAACTATGCAACACAATCTTTAGAGCATACTCAATTATtggttgaaatttatttaaatccaCAAATG contains:
- the LOC108319575 gene encoding protein RTF1 homolog, with protein sequence MADLENLLLEAAGRTGTSGRNRHSLPPSRRRHDGAYSDGGSDSRDDDSDDELNYASRKPSGSQVPLKKRLDPSERDDDLGSQEDADDDDGRSDHDGDSSDESNIGDDLYKDEDDRRKLSEMTELQREMILSDRATKKDDKNLLGKIASKREKGKVSVPRKQSPPMSSSRMRASARSADRSAKNDALNELRAKRLKQQDPEAHRKLREASRNAGPRHFSPPKRKPFTSTSLSSSSHSESESRSHSDDEGSTGDGGIGDSDDDRALAGSEGPSFQDIKEITIRRSKLAKWFMEPFFEDLIVGCFVRVGIGRSKTSPIYRLCMVKNVDASEPDRQYKLENKTTYKYLNVVWGNESSAARWQMAMVSDSVPLEEEFKQWVKEVDRSGGRMPTKQDVLEKKQAIQKAITFVYSAATVKQMLQEKKSASTRPLNVAAEKDRLRRELEIAQSKHDEAEVERIRARLQELEASRQAKQKDAKALKLAEMNRKNRFENFKNASELKPVNTGLKAGEAGYDPFSRRWTRSRNYYAAKPGEKAAAGNNSVNGVVVGPGSNSAGVPVTAEAGMVATAAALEAAADAGKLVDTSAPVDQGTESNMLHNFELPISLALLQKYGGAQGAQAGFMARKQRIESTVGFRVLENDGRRHSLTLSVSDYKRRRGLL